GGAATCCTTGGTATGCACAATATCGTCAAACGCGCGGTAGTTGTGAATGACCAAATTGTGATTCGTCCAATGATGTATCTGGCTCTATCTTACGACCATAGAATTGTAGATGGAAAGGAAGCAGTTCAGTTCCTTGTGAAAATTAAAGAAATGGTAGAGGACCCAACAAGGCTCCTCTTCGAGGTATAGGCACGAATATGGAACAATATGATATCGTTGTCATTGGTGCAGGCCCTGGTGGGTATGTGGCTGCGGTTCGCGCAGCCCAACTCGGGAAAAAAGTAGCCATCATTGAAAAAAGAAAAACTCTCGGGGGGACTTGTCTCAACGTAGGTTGTATCCCTTCCAAAGCTCTTCTCGATTCTTCTGAAGAATATCACAAAACAAAACACAAATTAGCGGATCACGGAATCTCCGTGAAAGATGTCAAAATAGACATCGCTAAAATGATGGCTCGCAAAGACAAAGTGGTGAGCGAAGTGACATCAGGTGTCGACTACCTGATGAAAAAAAACAAAATCACTCGTTACCTAGGTCACGCGAGTTTTGTTTCTAAAACAGAAATTTCTATTACCTCAGAAGATGGAAAAAAAGAAACCATCTCTGGAACGAATATCATCATTGCTACCGGATCGACTCCGATTGAAATCCCTCCCCTTCCTGTGGATGGAAAAAATATAGTGACCTCGGACCATGCGATTGCACTAGACTCTGTTCCCGAACACCTAATCATTGTAGGTGCGGGAGTGATCGGGCTCGAACTCGGATCGGTATGGTTACGACTTGGTGCAAAAGTCACAGTGGTGGAACTCATGCCACGACTTTTCGGAACCGCTGACCAAGCGATGGCTTCCCTTGCCGAAAGACTATTAACACAGCAAGGAATCAACTTTCTCTTTGAAACCAAAGTCCATGGTGCCAAGGTCAAAGGCAAAAAAGTAGAAGTCGAAATCGAAGGCAAAGACGGCAAAAAATCCATTCTCGAAGGAGACAAGGTTCTTGTTTCCATTGGTCGCCGCCCCAACACAGACGGACTTGGTGCCAAAGAAATTGGTGTCGAGATGACAGACCGTGGTCGTGTCAAAGTGGAACTCAACAAATTCCAAACCAATGTTCCTAATATTTATGCCATTGGTGATGTGGTGGACGGACCCATGCTTGCTCACAAAGCAGAAGACGAAGGGATAGCCGTTGCCGAACTCATTTGTGGTAAGTATGGCCATGTAAATTACAAAGCCATTCCTTGGATCGTTTACACTTGGCCCGAAGTGGCTTGGGTGGGACAGGGCGAAGAAGAACTAAAAGCCAAAGGCATCGAATACAAAGTGGGTAAGTACATGTTCAAACCCAATGCTCGTGCCAAAGCCATGAACGAAACCGATGGACAGGTAAAAGTCATTGCCGACAAAAAAACGGACAAACTCCTAGGGATTTATATCGTAGGTCCTAGGGCCTCGGACATGATTGCAGAAGCGGCGATTGCTTTTGAATTTGGTGCCAGTGCAGAAGACATTGCTCGTTCTACACATGCCCATCCTACTCTTTCTGAAGTACTTCGGGAAGCGGCGATGGATGCTGATGCGAAATGGTCCATCCATTCGTAGATTAACTGTTGTTTTGTTGTTTTAGGGAGAGAATATGACAACCGACCAGATGATGAGTTTATACGGCGATAACGTCGTATTATTGGAAGAGTATTACAAACAATTTAAAGAAGATCCTCAGAGTTTGTCAAAAGACTGGATCGACTTTTTTGGAGAACTAGAAAGGTCATCCGTTTCCGGAAACGGATCCAATGGAAATGGATTTGGTGGAAATGGATACGTAAATTATGCATCCACCGAACACAGAAAAGATTCTTCACTCAGCGACTTCGGGATCATCAACCTTCTCAATGCTTATAGAAGGCAAGGTCATTTAGCGGCTAACCTCGATCCACTCGGAATCAACAAACCAAACCGCGAATTCATCGATCTCAAAATCGGAGCACTCAAACAGAGTGACTTAGAAACAGAAGTGGATTCTGGAATTGCCAACCTAGGGAAAGCAAAACTAAAAGATGTAATCGATTGGTTTGAAAAAACCTATTGCGGATCAATCGGTTGTGAACACTACTATCTTGTCAATGATGAAGAACGGGAGTGGTTACAAAACCGAATGGAACCGCTTGCCAACAACGAACCCATTAGCAAAAAGACCGCCTTACGTTTGTTTGAAAAACTATACCAAGCTGATAGTTTTGAAAACTTCCTCGCCAAAAAATTCGTAGGGAAAAAACGATTTTCTCTCGAAGGTGGGGAAACCATGATCCCTATGCTCGATACCCTTGTGGAAGAAGCGGGGGGGCATAAAATGGATGCCCTTGTGATCGGGATGGCACATAGAGGACGACTCAATGTGCTTGTGAATATCATCCGTAAACCAGCAGGCCTTATTTTTGCTGAGTTCGAAGAAAAACTAAACCCAGGCCAACTCGGTTATGCGGACGTAAAATACCATCTTGGTTATTCCAACCATGTCATGACTCATTACGGGAAAGAAGTCAAACTCTCCCTTGCTTTCAACCCTTCTCACTTAGAAGCCGTAGACCCAGTGATTTTTGGATCGGTTCGGGCTCGCCAAGAAATGGCAAAGGATATGGACCGTTCTAAATTTATGCCAGTGGCCATCCACGGGGATGCAGCGTTTGCGGGCCAAGGAGTGGTGGCAGAAACTCTCAACATGATGAACCTAGATGGTTATACAGTGGGTGGAACTTTCCACATTGTGATCAATAACCAAATTGGATTCACCACTCTCCCAAGTGAATCTAGATCTACTTTGTATGCAACAGATCTTGCTAAAGGTTTCCAAGTTCCCATTTTCCACGTAAATGGAGATGATCCGGAAGCTACTTACCGAGTCACAAAACTTGCGTTAGAATATCGTCAAAAATTCAAAAAAGATGTGATCATCGATTTAATTTGTTACAGAAGGCTTGGTCACAACGAAACAGACGAACCAACTTTTACACAACCACAGATGTATGACATCATCAAAAAACATCCAAAAACAATCTCCATTTATGAAGAGAAGTTATTAAAACGTGGTGATATCACACAAGAAGAAATCCAGTTCATTAAAGATGGAATCCTACAAGGTCTGGAAACTTCCTTCCAACAAGCCAAAGAAAAAGACACTCGTATCACTGTCGATACACTTGGTGGAGTATGGTCAAGATACACGAAAGAACCGTTGGATTCAGATGTACATACTGAACTTCTCCAACAACAGTTAGGTGGGATCGTAAAAGCAGTGACCACTCTTCCCGAAGGTTTTACAGCCAATCCAAAACACATTAAAGTATTGGAAGATCGTAAAAAAATGGGTGCTGGAGAACTTCCAATCGATTGGGGTTTTGCGGAATCACTTTCCTTTGGTTCCATTTTGGAAAATGGATTTCCCATTCGACTTGGGGGACAAGATGCACAAAGAGGAACTTTCTCTCATAGACATGCCACTCTTTCTGACATTGCCAATGGGAAAAAACTCACTCTCCTCAACCATATCAGTGATAAACAAGCAAAGATAGAGATCGTAAACTCCTCTCTATCTGAATATTCATGTTTAGGATTTGAGTATGGGTATTCCCTTGCGGATCCAAGTAGTCTTGTGATGTGGGAAGCTCAATTTGGAGACTTTGCAAACAACGCTCAGGTGATTTTTGACCAATTCATTTCCAGTTCCGAAATCAAATGGCAAAGGATGTCTGGTCTTGTTTGTTTACTCCCACATGGATATGAAGGACAAGGTCCAGAACACTCTTCGGCAAGACTCGAACGTTTCCTCCAACTTTGTGCTCTTGATAATATCCAAGTGGCAAACCTAACCACACCGGCACAGTATTTCCATATACTACGTCGACAGATCCTCCAAAGTTTTAGAAAACCACTCATCATCATGACACCGAAGTCTCTACTTCGTTTGAAAGATGCAGCTTCTAGTTTGGAAGACATCACAACTGGGGCTTTTAGAAAGATCCTTCCTGATCCAGTCGCAAAACCAGAAAAAGTGGAGAAGTTACTTTTCTGTTCTGGAAAAGTATATTACGACCTACGAAAAGCTATTGATGCACAAAAATTGGAAAACGTAGCAGTGGTTCGTATCGAACAACTCTATCCGTTTCCAGAAAACCATATCAAACAAATGATTACCAGTTACGGAAAATTGAAAAAATTTGTATGGGTGCAAGAAGAGCCAAAAAACCAAGGTGCTTGGTTCTTTGTAAGAGACCGAATCGAAGCAGTGATGCCGGAAAACAAACGCCTGCATTACGCTGGTCGTTCCGAGTTCCCAAGTCCTGCTTGTGGACACGTAGTCACACACTTAAAAGAACAAGAAGATTTAGTGAAGGATGCATTGTCTTAAACAAACACCAAGCGGTTTAGGAACGTTTGTTACCACTCTGTAAAGTTTTGAAAACCGCTTCTTATTTGTTGCCAAACTAAAATAAAAAACCCCAAGTAAAATTGGGGTTTTTTATTTTGTTTCCTTAAAAAATTCTTCTCCTACTCCATGAGCAGAGTATCCCATTTGCTTTTACCCAAGTTTGGGGAGAATGATTTGATTAAGGGTTTTGTTCCGAAGCAGTCAAAGACTCTAGTGAACCACTTAAGATTCCTTTTGTAGTGACTACATCATAATCATATACATGAAGTTTGATGTTTGGTTCGGGGAGTTTTTTCCTGATATTTTTTAGTTGTGGTTCCGGATTTTTTCCCAAAATCAAAGTTAGGTGGTTTTTCAAAGAATTAAAAAGTAATTTTCTAAAATGGTACCCTTGTGGTAACACAGAATCCAATTTATTCGTTTCTGGATCAAAGAGGAATACAAATTTGTGGTCTTTGTAATTGAGCACTCCATCCAAATTGCTATCTTCAGTTACTGCAAAGATCAAAAGTTTTTTTTCAATTTGTAAGACATCTTCTTTGGGATCATCAATGGTGTTGGCCACTGATTTTTTAGAAAACTCTCCCACAAAAAAATCCCAAATGTATACATCATGAGAAAAAAGTTTTTGAACCTTCCCATCCTTTAAACTGATCGAATATAAATTTCTTGCGTGAGTTAAGATCCCATCGGGTCCAAACCCACCAGATTCTGTTACAAGTCCATGTGGGTAAATGAAGTATTGTTTCCAATAGATCTTCCCGTTCCCGTCTTCTAAATCCAAACGATCCGAAGGTTCTGGAGTATTATCTTTATTGTCTTTTTCTTTAGACTCGGGAGTTTCTACTGTGACTTCATACCCATCATCATAGAGGCGCCAACTCTTAGACAAACTAAAAGTTAACACCGCCAAAATGAGTAAAAAGAATAAAAATACTCCGACCCTAAACTTTTCCATTATTTGTTAGCGTTATACGCTTTTATAGCACTAAACACTTCATCAAGCTCCGAATCTGTCATATAAGCAAACAGAGGGAAGTTAAGAACTGATTTGGAAATCCTACGAGCATTCCCATCTTTTCCAAAACGTTCGACTAGATATGGTTTTGCACCTGGCTGGTCGGACATAGCTCCTGGATAAATATTCCCAAATCCAATTCCTTTTTCTTTTAAAACCGCTTCGATTTTTGGACGGACTTCAGGGTCCACCAAAGTCACGTTACAGTATCCGTTTTCCTCATATCCTTTTGGAGGTTTGATGACACCAATCCCAAGACCCGGTAATTCTTTATAATAGACATCTTGTGATTTTTTACGTGAATCAATGCGAGCTTGCAGATGTTTTAAAGATAAATTTAAAAATGCCGCTTGCAGGGAGTCAAGTCTTGAGTTCCAACCCACTAGTCCGTGTTCGTAATGAGAAGTGCGTCCGTGGTTGACAAGCCTACGTGTGATAACCGATAATTCTTCATCGTTAGTGAATACTGCACCACCGTCTCCAGCAGCACCTAACACCTTCGCAGGATAAAAGGAAGTGGTTGAGATCAGAGCTTCTTTATATAAAGACTTTCCATTATGTTTTACACCAAAACATTGTGCCCCATCTTCAATGAGAGCCACGTTTTTTTCTTTGCAAAACTTTCGAAGGTCTTCAATGTTTGCTGTTCCCCAGCCGTATAAATGGACAACAAGGGCCGCTTTCGGTTTTACTTTTTCGACAGCTTCCTTAAAAACTTGGAAGTCCATTTGTAAGTCTGTAGGATTGGTATCTACAGTATAAGGATCTCCACCCACATTCACAACGGCTTCAAAAGTTGCCCAGAATGTTGAGTCCGGTAACAAAACCTTATCCCCACGACCTACTCCCACAGCTCGAAGAGCCAATTGTAATGCGTCAGTTCCATTGGCACAACCAATGGCATACTTTGTCTCTGCCCAAGAAGCAAGACTTGTTTCCAAATCGGTCACTTCGTTTCCACCGATGAACTGTGCGTTCAAAGACATGGACTTTACTTTTTCATTCCAGGTGTCCAAAAATCCTGGTTCAAATCGTTTGATATCTATAAATGGAACTGCCATTGTATGCCCTTTTTATTTACTTATTGTGAAAACTTGATGAAGCCAACCGTTGAACTCTTTGGAATACATTGTCCAAAGAAAAAATAAAGCCCAATACAGAACCGTCCCATAGGCAAGTGCTGGGATCAAGGTTTTACTTAAATTATTGGATGCGGAATAATAAATACGAATGAGAACTAGGGGCCATAAAAAGAATAAAAATACATAAATGGAATTTCCCATTGCCGAAATCCAAGTTAAAACCTCTGCTTTTGGATTTTCTTTCCAACGAGCCACCCCTTCCCAAAATTCGGGAAAAAATTGGACCAAATAAAAACAAAACACCAGGAAGAAAAAAAACTTCCAATGAGATTCTAAATCTCTCCGGAAAAGAGTGAGAAGAAGCCCCACAAACCAAATAAATAGAACCGGAAAGGCAAGGACTTCCAATAGTGTCATGGCTTTATTTTTGTATTCTCCGTGAGTCGTTCTAAACAGGAAATGAGTCCTGTGGGATCACTAATGCCCTTACCGGCAATGTCAAAGGCAGTTCCGTGGTCAGGGGACACACGGGTAAAATCCAGTCCTAAGGTTATGTTCACTCCCTTTTTCCCTTCAAGCAATTTAAATGGAATGAGTCCTTGGTCATGATATCCTGCCAAATACAAATCGTAAGTTTTTGCCCCTGGCAAAAAAGCAGAATCGGCGGACAGTGGACCTTCTACAGAATACTTAGCTTTTTTTAAGATTTTGGCACCAACAGCAAGTAGGGTCGATTCCTCGTCCCCAATCTTTCCCCCTTCTCCGGCATGGGGATTTAGGCCCAAATAAGCAATTTTGGGATTTTTTAAAAAGCGAGAACTTGTCATTGCCTTTGCCAATTCTTTCCAAGAAAACTTTTTTAATTCTTTCACCACATCTTTCAAAGGCACATGGGTGGTTAAGGGAATGACATTGAGTTTTTCCCCACTCATCATCATAAACGTAGGTCGTTTATAAAATTCAGCCAAAGTTTCTGTATGGCCCCGAAATCCTTTGATCCCTGCTTTTTGTACCCACTCTTTGGAAAGAGGCAAAGTGATGAGGTCAGCTCCGAGTTCTTTTTGCGCATCCATTGCAGCCAAAAGCGAATCATAGGCCATTTTTCCAGAGCTCGCAGAAGGTTTTCCTAAAACAAAGGAACGAGTTTTTTTAGAATCTGACCAAGTAAGTGAATAAAATCCTGGTTCAGCACTGGGTTTTGTAAGGTTTGGGAGAGAAGGAACTGTGATGTTGTGGGGCCCGCGCACAAGATAAATGCGGTGGTGTTTCCCCAAAGCTAACAATTGTGGGAAGGCAGAAACTACAAGTTCGTAGTTGATACTTGTTGGATCGCCTTCCGAAATCAGAATGGTTTTCAATTATTCTTTTGCGTTTGGTTGTTTCCCAAAAATCTTCTCAACACTTAAGGAATCTTTTGAGTATTCCAATTCAATTAGGTCTTTGGCACTGTGTTTTAGGTCGTTGGAAATCATACAACGTCCTTCCAAAATCACCCCGTTTTGGATGATAAGCTCTGGGGTTTTGATATCTCCCAAGATTTTAGAGGTAGGAAGGAGCATCACACGGTTTCTGGCAGTGACGTTTCCGGCAACAATTCCCTCTACGATGACACTGGCAGCAGTGATGTTGGTTTTGACCTTTCCTGTAACACCAATGTAGAGGTGTTCGGCCTGGAGGGATTTCCCCTCGAATTTACCGTCAATTTTTAAGGATCCATTGATGAAGAATTTACCATTGAAGTAAGAATTCTCACCAATCGTTGAATTGGTAACTTCGGTCTGATTTTTGACTAATGCCATGCTGTTACGAGTCCGTTATTGTGATTTTTCACAGTGTGCGTTTCCCCCCGGGAATGAAAAGGTTTTTTTAACCTCTAAAAGACGGGAGTCGAATCAAATCACAAGCCTCTTCCGCAAATTCTTGAAATTCACGGAGCCCTTCCATGATGGATCGACCTTCCAAAACCGTGGCCTTTTCAAAACGTGGATTGAATTTGATAGGTTCTTCCATGTTCATGATCACGTTTACCCCATCTTTGATGTCCTTATTCACCGCCGTGAGGAAATCTCGAAATTTACCCAAAGTTTCAAAAGATTCCGCTATAAATATTCGAGATTGTTTATTTTTCATTCGAGATAGCTGCTCACGAAACTCTTGTTTGTCGGCAGCTGCATATTCTTCGATTGTCTCAACAAGGATCTTCATATTTCTACGTAAGTTCTCCATATATTTGAGAACTGAATCCCTTTCTGTAGCATGAGAATAATCAAATTTGATATGACCATCTCCAAGGATAGGAATGTATTCCAAATCCATAATATTCACAAGTGTGCCAATTTGATTGATTTCACTATCATTCGAATTGGGAGAGACTTTCATCACCGGATATTGAGAAATGACTTTGTGTTTGAGGTTCTCTGGGTTTTCCTCTCTTGTTTTTGCATTCCGCATGGTCTGCTCTAAATTATCAGGAATTCCTTCAGGGGATACCTCTTGCATCCTACGCCTATAACGTTCAATGTCGAAGGCAACTCGTTCCTTTTGCAGATCATTTTTTGCATTTCTTTCAATTTTCTCCAAATTCCTTAGCATTTTCTGCAATTTGGAGAGTTCCATAATCTGTTCTTGGGTTAGTGGCATCTTACATCCAACCTTCTGGAATATGGATCGATTCACCAGAGGCAACTAATGACCGTTCAATGGAAGATCCTAAAATTTCATCCCCTTTTTGTTTTAAAACACGCCAATATAAATTAAGAGCTAAAGGTAAATACTTAAGCCTACCAGCTTTTTTATAAAATTGTAAAAACTTATCGTTTTCCTTTTTCACAAAATAGATACAAGCCAATTGTAAATTGATAAAATACGAATAGGGTTTGAGAATGAGTTCTTTTTTTAGTCCTTCTTCAAATCTTTCACCTTCATTACGAAATCTTACCACGGTTTCGACAAATGGATCCATTTGGTGAGTGAGTTCATAACCGAATCCATCACCATAAGTCCAATCTCCACGTAAACTTGTTTCCAACTCTTCTCTGTATAAAACAAATTCCTCATCTGAAAAGTAACGTTTAGCATAACGCAAAGCAAAAGACGCAGGAATTTTTCCAAGAGAAATGGAACGGAACTTTCCTTTTTCCCAATCATCCCACTCTGCATAAAAACCAATGATAAATTTCCAGAACCTAAATGTTTCTTCTCCGGTAAACCATCCGGTTTCGATGGCATGAAACAGAACTCCAGAGATTTGCCACTGAGAATCTAAAGTTAAGGCATCGGTGAGCGTTTTAAAATCTAAAACTTCCCTGTTTCCTTTTGCATATTCAACTAACATATGCAATATGGAGTTTTCGAATGGGATTTCAGAATTTTCCCAACCAAGTAAAAATAAAAACCGACGATTGTCTTCAGTTTGGCCAAAGAATTCCTTGGTTTTGAGCACCCAGTTGCGAAACTTGAGGATTTCACCTGCATACAAAAGTCCAAACCCAATGAGTTCCCAATCTTCTCTTTCCATTTCTTCAAAATCCCGATTTTGGCAAATTTCCCAAATTTGGTCCAAGGATTCTTTAGGAAAAGAGGATGGGGTAAAAAGTTGTGGGTCTCGAAATCGATTAGCGGTTTCATTTTCCCCTAAAATGGAACAAAGGCTGAACCCCCCGGAAAAATCGGTCGATAAATAATAGAGATAGTTTGCAAAACGAGACTGATTGCCCGAAAAAAAGGCACGAAGGATAGGCCAAAGTTCATTCAGACTGGCCTTTTTTGGAATCACAGGCCCAGGGTGGAATTCAATCCGATATTCCGGCCATTGCAGTTTGTATTCTGTTTGTAAGCTCATAAGGAGAGGAACCTTCCCTCTCTAAATTCGTAATCATAGGAAGTATGCATGAGGCATTTTTGGTTAGCAAGTAGAATTCTTCTCTTTTTCACAACATCCCTATTTGCGGAAACTGACCTTCAATATTTAATTAAATCCCACCAATGGGGACAAATCGAAAACCACTTTCGAAATACAAATCCTTCTCGGGAAAGTGAAGTATATAGCCTTATTGAATTCCATGAAAAAGCACCTAACGGTGACAAGGAGAAACGATTTCGGTATTTGATTTCTCTTGTGCGCGGAGTTTTTGTCACAGAATCCTCAGAAGAAGAAGTAAAAAAAATTCTGACACAAACCATGCCCTTCCAAACCACACTATTTAAACTCAGTTATTGGAAGTTGTACACAGAAATTACACAAAAAAATTACCTTACACCCGCCGAACGAATCCAATTTTTAAATCGATTGAATTTAGAAGAAGATCCCATTTGTCGTAGGTTACTGGATGAACTGGTTCGTCTTCTTGCGGCAAACAACCAATGGAAAGATATTTTAGATAAAATTAATTCTATCCAAGAATCGCACAGAAGATACCTTCTCACAGGCGATACACAATATAGATACGGGAAAGCAAAACTTATATTAGGTGATGAAAAGGGTGCAGTTGAGGAATGGCTGAATTGCCTACAAAGAGATGGACTTTCAGATTCTACCGTACAGATGATTGCCGCAGATTGGTCGAAATACAAAGGATCGGGAAGTATTTTGCAACTGGCTCCTTCTGAGCTCACTCTCTTATTGCCAGCGATTAACAATAATGACAAAGAAGCTTTGTTTCGCACAAGGCCAGAACTTTTTTCCACAAGACTTGCCTATTATGAAGGTTTCAGACACCTCACTTCTGTATTAACCAAAACGGGAAAAATAAACGAACTTTTTAGAGTTTTACGAACTAACAAAACCTTTGTGGATATGGATTCCTCATGGATTGTGAGTTTGTCTGACATTTTATACCAACAAAACAAATTCCAAAATGCGATTGAACTTTTAAAAACATTTCCAGGAAAAGATGCGGGTTATTACCGAGTTCTTGCCGCCACATACGATCGATTAGGTGACCGAGAATTATATTTTGAAAACTTAGTTTTATATTTAGGAAAATATCCATTTAATCTTTTTTACCAAGATCGGCTTATCGAATACCTAGTGGATCGCAAAGGTGAAAATTCCAACTATGCCCCACTAACAAAATTTGAAAGAGCCCTTGCCGAAATTCCCAACTTACCTGTAAAAGGCCGGCTCGTGTATTGGTATTTACGATCCCTTAAAGAAAGTGGGGATATAGAAAAGTTAAAAAAAGAACTAAAAAGGTATTATTTCCTTTGTCCAGGATCCTATTACACAAGAGTCATCCGTGAAGAATTTTTATCTTTCATCAAAGAAGGAAATAAACCAGACAATCCAACATACAACAAAGAATATTTATTTGAATATTTATCTTATACCGCAGGAATTCCGGAAGAATCCTATGCACTCCTAGGAAGAAACTTAGGGTTTGCTTATCCGAAAGATTCCTATGAACTAGGAAACAAACTGGGAGGAATGAGCTCAAGGATCCAAGGCCATAAACTTTTGAATCTCGCCAAAGAATACTTTCGCGTGGGTGAGGATAGTTTGGGGCTTAATCTTGTTAACTTTCACGTAAAACGAGAAAATCTTTCCGAGGAAGAAAAAGATGAAATTCTGGTGGGGATCGGAGACCTCACATATAACACTTATTATACTGCTTTTCACACAAGGTCATTATTAAAAAGACATCTCATCCCAGATGATCCCATACTTTTACCCACTTCCCTCTCCACGAGAATTTTTCCAAGACCCCACCAAAGTATTGTCTCTCGTTACGCGCAGGAAAATGATATCTCCGAAGATAAGGTGTATGCATTAATGCGCCAAGAATCCTTCTTTAAAGAAACAGCGACTTCCAGATCTAATGCCCGAGGCCTAATGCAAATTATGCCCGCCACCGGAAAAGAA
This region of Leptospira montravelensis genomic DNA includes:
- a CDS encoding lytic transglycosylase domain-containing protein, with amino-acid sequence MRHFWLASRILLFFTTSLFAETDLQYLIKSHQWGQIENHFRNTNPSRESEVYSLIEFHEKAPNGDKEKRFRYLISLVRGVFVTESSEEEVKKILTQTMPFQTTLFKLSYWKLYTEITQKNYLTPAERIQFLNRLNLEEDPICRRLLDELVRLLAANNQWKDILDKINSIQESHRRYLLTGDTQYRYGKAKLILGDEKGAVEEWLNCLQRDGLSDSTVQMIAADWSKYKGSGSILQLAPSELTLLLPAINNNDKEALFRTRPELFSTRLAYYEGFRHLTSVLTKTGKINELFRVLRTNKTFVDMDSSWIVSLSDILYQQNKFQNAIELLKTFPGKDAGYYRVLAATYDRLGDRELYFENLVLYLGKYPFNLFYQDRLIEYLVDRKGENSNYAPLTKFERALAEIPNLPVKGRLVYWYLRSLKESGDIEKLKKELKRYYFLCPGSYYTRVIREEFLSFIKEGNKPDNPTYNKEYLFEYLSYTAGIPEESYALLGRNLGFAYPKDSYELGNKLGGMSSRIQGHKLLNLAKEYFRVGEDSLGLNLVNFHVKRENLSEEEKDEILVGIGDLTYNTYYTAFHTRSLLKRHLIPDDPILLPTSLSTRIFPRPHQSIVSRYAQENDISEDKVYALMRQESFFKETATSRSNARGLMQIMPATGKELATRMGITSYSLYEPETSIRLGTKFLAYLLKSNGNELKWASIAYNGGPGNLRKWKKSVYTGDFNHFLEDLPYKESRDYCRIVVSNFYAYDIMKKYHKL